The region GGAGGTATTAAAATGAAAGTAAGACCATCAGTAAAACCAATTTGCGAATACTGTAAAGTTATCCGTCGTAATGGTCGTGTTATGGTGATTTGCGCTGTAAACCCTAAACACAAACAACGTCAAGGTTAGAAAGGAGAAAGAACTAAATGGCTCGTATCGCTGGAGTTGATATTCCAAACGACAAACAAGTAGTGATCTCACTTACTTACGTTTATGGAATCGGTCTACAAACATCTAAGAAGATTCTTGCAGCTGCTGGTGTAGCAGAAGATATTCGTGTTAAAGACCTTACAACTGATCAAGAAGATGCAATTCGTCGTGAAGTTGATGGACTTAAAGTCGAAGGTGACCTTCGTCGTGAAGTAAATCTTAACATCAAACGTTTGATGGAAATCGGTAGCTACCGTGGAATCCGTCACCG is a window of Streptococcaceae bacterium ESL0729 DNA encoding:
- the rpmJ gene encoding 50S ribosomal protein L36 codes for the protein MKVRPSVKPICEYCKVIRRNGRVMVICAVNPKHKQRQG
- the rpsM gene encoding 30S ribosomal protein S13; the encoded protein is MARIAGVDIPNDKQVVISLTYVYGIGLQTSKKILAAAGVAEDIRVKDLTTDQEDAIRREVDGLKVEGDLRREVNLNIKRLMEIGSYRGIRHRRGLPVRGQNTKNNARTRKGPAKSIAGKKK